In Blastocatellia bacterium, the genomic window CAGCTCATGGTTCCAGTGGGGGAAACATATATTCCGGCAAAGAGCGTGCCGGCAAAGATCTGTCCCGTCGGCGTCGCCGTCAGAATGCGAATGGAAAAATCTCCCAGACCCCGATTGCTCTCGATCCAGCTCGCTCCATCATCGTCGGAGCGAAAGACGCCGCTGCCATTGGTTCCGGCGAAGATCGCGCCGGTGGACGCCACGGCAAATGAGGTGACGTTGCCGTTGGAGAGTCCTCTATTGGACGGTTGCCAGGTGGCTCCCTGATCCGTCGAGCGGAAGACCCCGCTGCTTGTCGTTCCGGCCAGGATCAGTCCACGCGGCGTGAGCGCAAACGCCTGCACGTCGGGAGTCGTTTGACCGGTATCGGCGCGTGTCCAGGTCTCGCCGTTGTCCGTCGAGCGAAAGATTCCGTTGCTGGTTCCCGCCAGCACAACACCCGTACCGGTCACGGTCAGAGCTTTAATCTCCACCTCGGCGAGACCCTTATTCGTCCACGTTGCACCTCCATCGGTCGAACGGAAGACGCCCGCCGTACTTGTCCCCACAAAGAGATGACCCGTTGAGCGGTTGACAGCAATAGCCATGATGCGCGTGTTGGCGAAGGGGACGGAAAGGGCGGCCCAGGTCACCCCATCGTCACGCGAGCGAAAGAGAGCGCCGGCCGCTGTCCCGGGCAACGGACTATTGTCAATCGCGCCCGCGAAGATGGTGCCGTCCGGCGCCTGAACGAGCGCCTGCACATTCGTCTGCGTGAGCCCCGTGATTATCTGCACCCAGCTCTCGCCGCCCGTCGTCGAGCGAAAAACTCCCCCCACGAGCGTTCCGGCAAACAGATCGCCCGAAGCGCCGCCCGACAGCGTGGGAACCGACAGGTAGGTCAGTCCGTTATTGCTTGCCGCCCACGAAGCTCCCTGATCGCGCGAACGAAAGATCCCTCCGCCGTTGGTTCCGGCAAAGAGGTCGCCCTTTGCGCTGACGAATAATGACGCAACAACCAGATTCGTTAACCCCGTGTTCATCGGACTCCAGGAGGCTCCATCACCGTTCAATCGAAAGATCCCTCCCCCGTTCGTTCCGGCAAACACGGTCCCCGTCCGGGTGATCGTCAGCGACAGCACAATCGAACTCGTCAACCCTTGATCAATTCGCTTCCAGCTCGCCCCGTCATCAGTGGATTGGTAGACGGTATCCGCGGTCGCCGCGAAAATGCTCTTATCCGATGTTCGTGTGGCAAATCGCAAGACGACTAAACTCAGCGGCTCCGTCAACCCGTCGCTGCTCGGCATCCAGGTCGCTCCGTTATCCCGGGAACGAAAAACACCGCCGCCAAAGCTTCCCGCCAGAAGCGTCCCCGACGGTGTCACCGCCAGCGCGAAGATGAACAGAGTATCCAATCCGTTGTTGATCGGCGTCCAGCTTTCGCCATCATCGGTTGAACGGAAAACCCCACCGCCAGAAGTAGCCGCCAGCAAAGAGCCGGAGGGCGTTGTCGTCAACGCGAGCACTTCCAAACTGCTCAACCCGTTATTGACCGGCAACCAATTCGCTCCCCGGTCACGGGAGCGAAAGATACCGCCGCCGAACGTCCCGACAAAGAGGTCCCCCCTCGGGGACTCGACAATGGATGTGACATCTCCGCCATAGAGGCCGGTCGTCGCCGGTTGCCAACGGATTTGCGCCTGACCGCGACTCCCATAGGGGACGGCAAAAAGATGACCGAGGATAAGGATGAGAGCAGGTAAGCACCAACGGTGTCCGAAGCCAGACATTCGATCCCTCCTTCGAAAATCCCCGGGAGCGCACGCCTCCGGTGTGCTCGGTGGAGCCGAATACGAGGCCCGGGGGAAGCGGGCGCTCTCGGGTTTTTCACCTTTCGTGGCGTGCCTAAGCCCATGGGCGATTTCTCTAACATCGGCGCATCATCACGCCGGGGCATGTTATAGATTCCTCCAACCGTCGTCAAGACCAGGCCTGATCATAGCTGGTACCCAATCTACGAACATGGGCAATACGCTCGTGGAGTCTCGCAGGCCTCAACACGACGTCGGTTATGGCTTCCTCATGTGCTTGCGGCTATGGTGCTCCGTCTGACGCTGGAGGATACCGGGGAACTTCCAGAGCGATTTGAGACCGGAAATCGTCCCTGATCCGAAGGATGAAAAAGCCGCAGGCTCGAAATCCGGCTACAGTGGCGAAAACCGCAGGCTCGAAAGGCTGCGCGACAAGTCACAGGCTGGAAAGCCTGCGCGACAAGTCAGGGAGTATTACAAAGGAGAAGTTGAGGAGACACGGTTCACTCCCCGCGTCTCCCCCACTTCGAAGAGAAATCCAACGCGCGGTCAGGGCCTCGCGTGAGCCAATTCGCAGATTCGTTAGAGGGCGACGATAAATGCCGTGAGCAAAGCATTCGTCGCATTTCCACCAAAGGCCACGCCGAACAAAAGCGTTGACAGAAGTGCTGCTCCGGCGATGATCAGGTTCTCAAAGATGAAAACCGGCAGCGGCAGGAAAATGGATGCCACCAGAAAAACAATCTG contains:
- a CDS encoding YCF48-related protein; translated protein: MSGFGHRWCLPALILILGHLFAVPYGSRGQAQIRWQPATTGLYGGDVTSIVESPRGDLFVGTFGGGIFRSRDRGANWLPVNNGLSSLEVLALTTTPSGSLLAATSGGGVFRSTDDGESWTPINNGLDTLFIFALAVTPSGTLLAGSFGGGVFRSRDNGATWMPSSDGLTEPLSLVVLRFATRTSDKSIFAATADTVYQSTDDGASWKRIDQGLTSSIVLSLTITRTGTVFAGTNGGGIFRLNGDGASWSPMNTGLTNLVVASLFVSAKGDLFAGTNGGGIFRSRDQGASWAASNNGLTYLSVPTLSGGASGDLFAGTLVGGVFRSTTGGESWVQIITGLTQTNVQALVQAPDGTIFAGAIDNSPLPGTAAGALFRSRDDGVTWAALSVPFANTRIMAIAVNRSTGHLFVGTSTAGVFRSTDGGATWTNKGLAEVEIKALTVTGTGVVLAGTSNGIFRSTDNGETWTRADTGQTTPDVQAFALTPRGLILAGTTSSGVFRSTDQGATWQPSNRGLSNGNVTSFAVASTGAIFAGTNGSGVFRSDDDGASWIESNRGLGDFSIRILTATPTGQIFAGTLFAGIYVSPTGTMSWTEANQGLTVTDVRSFLTTASGAVLVGTTGGGIFRTR